In Acidobacteriota bacterium, one genomic interval encodes:
- a CDS encoding heme exporter protein CcmB: MHELRCIWTIARKDLLTEWRTLDRTVGSLVFALIVLVVFQFAFALGDASPTTQEQLLPGVLWTLIAFMTVVALSRSMLMERRRDTLLALAVSPAAGTAVYLGKLVAGLVQLTVLLAVTMPLAALLYDYPLAAHLGPLVGVIALHGFGFTVLGTLFSGVVARLDRGEALLATLLFPAITPLLLSGIRCTGAVLSGDALETYQHWLLMGAGFDMLYVFVALATFEFILQD, from the coding sequence ATGCACGAGCTCCGCTGCATCTGGACCATCGCCCGCAAGGATCTGCTGACAGAGTGGCGAACCCTCGACCGGACGGTCGGCTCGTTGGTCTTCGCCCTGATCGTTCTGGTCGTCTTTCAATTTGCGTTCGCGCTGGGCGACGCCTCCCCCACGACGCAGGAGCAACTCCTTCCCGGAGTGCTCTGGACCCTGATAGCGTTCATGACCGTCGTTGCCCTCTCGCGATCGATGTTGATGGAACGACGCCGGGACACCCTCCTGGCGTTGGCCGTCAGCCCCGCCGCCGGGACGGCGGTCTATCTGGGCAAGCTGGTGGCCGGCCTGGTACAGCTGACGGTCTTGCTGGCCGTCACCATGCCGCTGGCGGCGCTGCTCTACGACTACCCCCTCGCGGCCCATCTGGGCCCGCTTGTCGGCGTGATCGCGCTGCACGGCTTCGGGTTCACCGTCCTGGGGACGCTGTTTTCCGGCGTGGTGGCCCGTCTGGACCGTGGTGAGGCGCTCCTGGCCACCCTGTTGTTCCCCGCCATCACCCCGCTGCTGCTCTCGGGCATCCGCTGCACGGGGGCCGTCCTCTCCGGCGACGCCCTCGAAACCTACCAACACTGGCTCCTTATGGGCGCCGGATTCGATATGCTCTACGTGTTCGTCGCCCTGGCGACCTTCGAGTTCATTCTCCAGGACTGA
- a CDS encoding cytochrome c-type biogenesis protein CcmH: protein MRWPRGLAIGVVLLLIGLTSAQTPEIDTHFQEASETILCDCGCHPQSVDACSCGRAAEMRGEMREMAGGGMTGDEIIEHYVELNGDQIRIAPVATGFNLIPWLLPLVLLLGSGSILIVVIRKMQRRTVATPSGPQQEVLALPDEDDPYMKRLRDAVKDAE from the coding sequence GTGCGGTGGCCTAGAGGACTCGCCATCGGCGTGGTCTTGCTGCTGATCGGCCTGACCTCGGCCCAGACACCGGAGATCGACACCCACTTCCAGGAGGCCAGCGAAACCATCCTCTGCGACTGCGGCTGCCATCCGCAGTCGGTGGATGCCTGCTCCTGTGGCCGTGCCGCCGAGATGCGTGGCGAGATGCGCGAGATGGCGGGCGGCGGCATGACCGGCGACGAGATCATCGAGCACTACGTCGAGCTCAACGGCGACCAGATCCGTATCGCTCCGGTCGCAACCGGATTCAACCTGATCCCCTGGCTGCTGCCGCTTGTGTTGTTGCTGGGTTCGGGTTCGATCCTGATCGTGGTCATCCGCAAGATGCAACGCCGAACTGTCGCGACACCCTCCGGCCCTCAGCAGGAGGTCCTCGCGTTACCCGATGAGGACGATCCCTACATGAAGCGACTGCGTGACGCGGTCAAGGATGCCGAATGA
- a CDS encoding transcription elongation factor GreA has protein sequence MRKIIEKLESELRPLEHELRIELPREIKTAVAMGDLKENAEYHAALERQSFVRARIGQLRERLSAVSSLTVSAIPEGKVGLGSTLTVEDLDTQEESTYQLVFPELADLDKGLLSVASPIGKALLGKEEGDEVEIQIPSGLKRMEILELKTAHGADDDDV, from the coding sequence ATGCGAAAGATCATCGAGAAGCTCGAATCGGAACTGCGCCCCCTCGAGCACGAGCTGCGCATCGAGCTGCCCCGCGAGATCAAGACGGCGGTTGCCATGGGGGATCTCAAGGAGAACGCGGAATACCACGCCGCGCTGGAACGGCAGTCCTTCGTGCGGGCACGGATCGGTCAACTTCGTGAGCGGCTGTCGGCGGTCAGTTCATTGACCGTGAGCGCCATCCCCGAGGGCAAGGTCGGACTGGGATCGACGTTGACGGTGGAAGACCTGGACACCCAGGAGGAGAGTACCTACCAGCTGGTGTTCCCGGAGTTGGCGGATCTCGATAAAGGGCTGCTGTCGGTCGCCTCACCCATCGGCAAGGCGTTGCTGGGTAAAGAAGAGGGCGACGAGGTCGAGATCCAGATCCCCAGCGGTCTCAAGCGAATGGAGATCCTGGAACTGAAGACCGCCCACGGCGCAGACGACGACGACGTCTAG
- a CDS encoding TlpA family protein disulfide reductase: MARMMSHRSRCFWTAVSFLPLLLLVAGCGTAASDFDAGSLASAPGMTKSGEFAIAPDFRVRDLDGNVVQLVDTTGDVRLIVFWATWCPPCREEIPLLNDLHTQYGEDGLHILAISDESESVLRAFAKQHEMIYSNLVDDGEAYELYRPPGLPMALLVDGDGRIRDTFNGKTPRRALEPKIRELLNLLPLSS; the protein is encoded by the coding sequence CAGTCTCCTTCCTTCCGCTGCTCCTGCTCGTCGCAGGCTGCGGCACGGCCGCGTCGGACTTCGACGCGGGCTCGCTGGCCTCGGCGCCCGGCATGACCAAGAGCGGTGAGTTCGCCATCGCGCCGGACTTCCGTGTCCGCGATCTGGATGGCAACGTCGTGCAGCTCGTCGACACGACGGGCGACGTGCGGTTGATCGTCTTCTGGGCCACCTGGTGCCCGCCGTGTAGAGAGGAGATCCCGCTCCTCAACGATCTCCACACCCAGTACGGCGAGGACGGACTTCATATCCTGGCCATCTCCGACGAGAGCGAGTCGGTGCTGCGAGCCTTCGCAAAGCAGCACGAGATGATCTACTCCAACCTGGTCGACGACGGCGAGGCCTACGAGTTGTACCGTCCGCCGGGCCTGCCGATGGCCCTGCTGGTGGACGGCGACGGCCGGATCCGGGACACCTTCAACGGCAAGACCCCGCGACGGGCGCTAGAGCCGAAGATCCGCGAGCTTCTGAATCTGCTGCCGCTCAGCAGTTAG
- a CDS encoding ABC transporter ATP-binding protein, whose product MIIEAQGLRRDYGSRRALDNVGFTLSPGHALAVFGPNGAGKTTLLRLLTLALRPRSGELRLFGLDARKDAARIRPRIGLLSHQTLLYDELTAVENLRFFGTIYGTRDLSTRIPQLLETVGLTLRAEDPVAGYSRGMLQRLSIARALIHRPDLLLLDEPFTGLDPAAAASMSRLLLDYVREGGSMVMVGHDLDKGKELCDQFLFLRRGRLDLQGQGDDAAYEELRRRLHAGSPA is encoded by the coding sequence GTGATCATCGAGGCCCAGGGCCTCCGCCGGGACTATGGCTCACGTCGCGCGCTCGACAACGTGGGGTTCACGCTCTCGCCCGGTCACGCGCTGGCGGTCTTCGGACCCAACGGAGCCGGCAAGACGACCCTGCTACGACTGCTGACCCTGGCGCTCCGTCCCCGCTCGGGCGAGTTACGTCTGTTCGGGTTGGACGCCCGCAAGGATGCCGCCAGGATCCGACCGCGGATCGGGCTGCTCTCCCATCAGACGCTGCTCTACGACGAGCTGACGGCGGTCGAGAACCTTCGTTTCTTCGGGACGATCTACGGGACCCGCGATCTCTCGACCCGCATCCCGCAGTTGCTCGAAACGGTCGGCCTGACGTTACGCGCCGAGGATCCCGTCGCCGGCTACTCCCGCGGTATGCTACAGCGGCTGTCGATCGCCCGCGCGTTGATCCATCGTCCCGATCTCTTACTCCTGGACGAGCCGTTCACCGGCCTCGACCCGGCCGCCGCAGCCAGCATGAGCCGACTGCTGCTTGACTATGTCAGAGAGGGCGGCTCGATGGTGATGGTCGGGCACGATCTCGACAAGGGCAAGGAGCTCTGCGACCAGTTCCTGTTCCTCCGTCGCGGTCGTCTGGACCTGCAGGGCCAGGGCGACGACGCGGCCTACGAAGAGCTTCGCAGGCGGCTGCACGCCGGGAGTCCCGCCTGA
- a CDS encoding cytochrome c maturation protein CcmE, which produces MEMRKIKFVVIGAGVFLSLAFLIMVGMNRPGGMAYYMTVTEYLAEGATESDFRVNGKVVEGSIERFTSGQDVRFTMTDGVSVMTVSYHGIIPDTFVDRADVVVQGSMSDQNEFDAHKLLAKCPSKYEVSDEYTTPEDYEPEVLAPEAVDVSQLQP; this is translated from the coding sequence ATGGAGATGCGCAAAATCAAGTTTGTAGTAATCGGCGCCGGGGTTTTCCTCTCCCTGGCATTCCTGATCATGGTCGGCATGAATCGCCCCGGCGGTATGGCCTACTACATGACCGTCACCGAGTATCTCGCCGAGGGCGCCACGGAGAGCGACTTTCGCGTGAACGGAAAGGTCGTCGAGGGCTCCATCGAACGGTTCACTTCGGGTCAGGATGTGCGTTTTACGATGACCGACGGCGTCAGCGTCATGACGGTCAGCTACCACGGGATCATTCCCGATACGTTCGTCGATCGAGCCGACGTGGTCGTGCAGGGTTCGATGAGCGACCAGAACGAGTTCGACGCCCACAAGCTGTTGGCCAAGTGTCCCTCCAAGTACGAAGTGTCGGACGAGTACACGACACCGGAAGATTACGAACCCGAGGTCCTCGCTCCCGAGGCTGTCGACGTCTCCCAATTACAGCCCTAG
- a CDS encoding cytochrome c biogenesis protein, with amino-acid sequence MKSNRYVALYSLWAVTTVTMIYALWQVFVLAPEEKVMGAVQKVFYFHVASAMMIYLGVFVMIVGSIAYLWTRRQVFENMSRAATESALLFATIVLITGPIWARPAWGTWWTWEARLTTTLVLWILLVAALMVRRYAGDDDLGARLAAVVGIVAGVDVFVIRKAVEWWRGQHPTVFGPNQREGLATEMQYPFVMSILAMLLLFCLLVWMRSRTLSIRQRLAACVEQLDERG; translated from the coding sequence GTGAAATCCAATCGCTATGTCGCGCTGTACTCTCTGTGGGCCGTCACCACGGTCACGATGATCTACGCGCTCTGGCAGGTCTTCGTACTTGCGCCGGAAGAGAAGGTCATGGGCGCCGTCCAGAAGGTGTTCTACTTCCACGTCGCGTCGGCGATGATGATCTACCTCGGCGTGTTCGTCATGATCGTGGGATCGATCGCCTACCTGTGGACCCGTCGCCAGGTCTTCGAGAACATGTCACGGGCCGCCACCGAGTCCGCGTTACTGTTCGCCACTATCGTGCTGATCACCGGTCCGATCTGGGCCCGCCCCGCATGGGGAACCTGGTGGACCTGGGAGGCCCGACTCACCACAACGCTGGTGTTGTGGATCCTGTTGGTCGCCGCACTGATGGTGCGGCGTTACGCCGGGGACGACGATCTTGGTGCCCGTCTCGCGGCGGTGGTCGGGATCGTTGCCGGTGTCGATGTCTTCGTCATCCGTAAGGCGGTGGAATGGTGGCGTGGCCAGCATCCGACGGTGTTCGGTCCCAACCAGCGTGAGGGATTGGCCACGGAGATGCAGTATCCGTTCGTCATGTCGATCCTGGCGATGTTGTTGTTGTTCTGTTTACTTGTCTGGATGCGGTCGCGCACGCTATCGATACGCCAACGACTGGCGGCGTGTGTCGAGCAGCTCGACGAGCGAGGTTAA
- a CDS encoding heme lyase CcmF/NrfE family subunit produces MRDLTIYLGHYGLAFALVSTIWATIASVLSASTSRPALQRSAERALIAAASLCTVAAFCLIAGYLANDFRLDVVYGYSNTSQALPYKIGALWGSQAGSLLLWVVILGVMGWVMVATNRHRNRALMPWATAVVAVIMAFFLYLLNFIEPPFAMSDAFRPDGVGLNPQLKNYWMMIHPPTLYMGYVAFTIPFAFGVAALITRRTGDLWFRTTRRWTLMAWFFLGTGVLLGSYWAYIELGWGGYWAWDPVENASLMPWLTGTAFLHSVMIQEKKGMLKVWNVLLVMLTFCLSIFGTFLTRSGIISSVHSFTTSGIGPAFGWFLILLFVGSLVLLIVRLPDLRSEGRLESVMSRESTFLFNNLVLVGIAVTVLLLTTFPMISEAVTGRKVTMGPPIFNLVNIPWALALLTLTGIGPLIAWRKTSRGNLSRNFRWPVIIGMLGLAFSVIVERAAFGRAAREIGGAIASADVYLVFDELKGFYPALTYAIGIFVVATVVQEYLRGLRVRRKRYDETPWTALRAMIMANQRRYGGYIVHVGMVLVFIGIAASSAHQQEIRRELEIGEALAIEDYLMRYDSLHLEVVDDHIGAVAEVTLFDRNDGTLIGSLHSSQRFHPNMQIPELREAFLTVRALGEAGSDRYQEGVHALYSLIAELEQRVRREVKTPSTEVGIYRTLSPLAGTRIAEDFYVIPLWVDPGSGRASFRVFVNPLVNFLWLGGLVFILGAIVTVLPDAREKKRLEAAMELEDRAVA; encoded by the coding sequence TTGCGCGACCTGACGATCTATCTCGGTCACTATGGTCTGGCGTTCGCGCTGGTCTCGACGATCTGGGCCACCATCGCCTCCGTCCTCAGCGCGTCGACGTCGCGCCCCGCACTCCAACGCAGCGCCGAACGGGCATTGATCGCCGCGGCCTCCCTGTGTACCGTCGCGGCCTTCTGCCTGATCGCCGGCTATCTCGCCAACGACTTCCGCCTGGACGTCGTCTACGGTTACTCCAACACCTCCCAGGCGTTGCCCTACAAGATCGGCGCCCTTTGGGGCAGCCAGGCCGGCAGCCTACTCCTGTGGGTCGTCATCCTCGGTGTGATGGGGTGGGTGATGGTCGCCACCAATCGTCACCGCAACCGTGCGCTGATGCCCTGGGCCACCGCCGTCGTCGCCGTCATCATGGCCTTCTTCCTCTATCTTCTTAATTTCATCGAGCCGCCGTTCGCCATGAGCGACGCCTTTCGACCGGACGGCGTCGGTCTCAACCCGCAGCTGAAGAACTACTGGATGATGATCCACCCACCGACCCTCTACATGGGTTACGTGGCGTTCACCATTCCGTTCGCGTTCGGTGTCGCCGCGTTGATCACGCGACGGACCGGCGATCTCTGGTTCCGCACCACGCGTCGCTGGACACTGATGGCGTGGTTCTTCCTGGGTACCGGCGTGCTGCTTGGCTCCTACTGGGCCTACATCGAACTGGGCTGGGGTGGCTACTGGGCCTGGGATCCCGTAGAGAACGCCTCGTTGATGCCCTGGCTGACCGGCACCGCGTTCCTGCACTCGGTGATGATCCAGGAAAAGAAAGGCATGCTGAAGGTCTGGAACGTCCTTCTGGTGATGCTGACCTTCTGTCTCTCGATCTTCGGGACCTTCCTGACCCGTAGCGGGATCATCAGCTCGGTCCATTCGTTCACCACGTCGGGCATCGGCCCCGCGTTCGGTTGGTTCCTGATCCTGCTGTTCGTCGGGTCGCTCGTGCTGTTGATCGTGCGACTGCCCGACCTCCGCAGCGAGGGACGACTGGAATCGGTGATGTCCCGCGAGTCGACGTTCCTGTTCAACAACCTCGTGCTGGTCGGGATCGCCGTGACCGTCCTGTTGCTGACGACCTTCCCGATGATCTCCGAGGCGGTCACCGGCCGGAAGGTCACGATGGGTCCGCCGATCTTCAACCTGGTCAACATCCCCTGGGCCCTGGCCCTGCTGACGCTGACGGGGATCGGACCGCTGATCGCGTGGCGCAAGACCAGCCGCGGCAATCTCTCGCGAAACTTCCGCTGGCCCGTGATCATCGGCATGCTCGGTCTTGCGTTCTCCGTCATCGTGGAACGGGCGGCGTTCGGTCGCGCGGCTCGCGAGATCGGCGGTGCTATCGCGTCGGCCGACGTCTATCTGGTCTTCGACGAGCTGAAGGGCTTCTACCCGGCCCTGACCTACGCCATCGGCATCTTCGTCGTCGCCACCGTGGTGCAGGAGTACTTGCGTGGCCTGCGTGTGCGTCGGAAGCGTTACGACGAGACGCCGTGGACGGCCCTGCGGGCGATGATCATGGCCAACCAGCGTCGTTACGGTGGCTACATCGTCCACGTCGGCATGGTCCTGGTCTTCATCGGCATCGCCGCGTCGTCGGCCCACCAGCAGGAGATCCGACGAGAGCTCGAGATCGGCGAGGCGTTGGCCATCGAGGATTACCTCATGCGGTACGACAGCCTCCATCTCGAGGTGGTCGACGACCACATCGGTGCCGTCGCCGAGGTGACGTTGTTCGACCGGAACGACGGAACACTGATCGGGTCGCTCCATTCGTCGCAGCGCTTCCATCCCAATATGCAGATCCCCGAGCTACGCGAGGCGTTCCTGACGGTCCGCGCCCTGGGTGAGGCAGGCTCGGATCGATACCAGGAAGGCGTCCATGCGCTTTACTCGCTGATCGCAGAACTCGAACAGCGCGTCAGACGCGAGGTCAAGACACCGTCCACCGAGGTCGGTATCTATCGCACGCTGTCCCCTCTGGCCGGCACCCGGATCGCCGAGGACTTCTACGTGATCCCGTTGTGGGTCGATCCCGGCAGCGGTCGTGCAAGCTTCCGTGTCTTCGTCAATCCGCTGGTCAACTTCCTCTGGCTCGGTGGGCTCGTGTTTATTCTGGGCGCGATCGTGACCGTCCTTCCCGACGCTCGCGAGAAGAAGCGACTGGAAGCCGCCATGGAGCTCGAAGACCGTGCGGTGGCCTAG